A genomic stretch from Apodemus sylvaticus chromosome 12, mApoSyl1.1, whole genome shotgun sequence includes:
- the Mettl18 gene encoding histidine protein methyltransferase 1 homolog, giving the protein MAFQFNFSIEEDLENKLTSLDDGTCVLKSQKGKQDKKQSIELLGLPQDHFCSSLGNTAASEGTDSPPRTTDRSGDSEACNKQPSLKPAKEHALPKDCNQVLENKVLEMLPGPLHVNTAVVKTISLKEKFPGENIVSKSFSSHSDLIPGVYEGGLKIWECTFDLLTYFTKAKVKFAGQKVLDLGCGSGLLGITASKGGAKEVHFQDYNSLVIDEVTLPNVVANVPLLGDSNDVNEPVGKRQRKSEVGQEICKCRLFSGEWAEFCKLVLSENLFVKYDLILTSETIYNPDYYSTLHETLLRLLSRNGRVLLASKAHYFGVGGGVHLFQKFVEEKGVFEIRTVGVIDEGLKRFLMEMTFKHPS; this is encoded by the coding sequence ATGGCCTTTCAATTCAATTTCAGTATAGAAGAAGATCTGGAAAATAAATTAACCTCGCTCGATGATGGAACTTGTGTCTTAAAAAgtcagaaaggaaagcaggacaaaaagcaatctatagaaCTGCTGGGCTTGCCTCAGGATCACTTTTGCTCCTCACTGGGAAATACAGCTGCCTCCGAAGGCACTGACAGCCCACCTCGGACCACTGACAGGTCAGGTGACTCAGAAGCTTGTAACAAACAGCCCTCCTTGAAACCCGCTAAAGAACATGCGCTGCCTAAAGATTGTAATCAAGTCTTAGAAAATAAGGTTTTGGAAATGTTACCAGGTCCCCTGCATGTTAACACAGCAGTAGTGAAAACCATCTCTTTGAAAGAGAAATTCCCTGGAGAGAACATAGTTTCAAAAAGCTTTTCTTCTCATTCTGATCTGATTCCAGGTGTTTATGAAGGAGGGTTAAAAATCTGGGAATGTACCTTTGATCTCTTGACTTATTTCACAAAAGCCAAAGTGAAATTTGCTGGGCAGAAAGTGTTAGATCTCGGCTGTGGATCTGGGTTGCTTGGGATAACTGCATCCAAAGGCGGGGCTAAAGAAGTTCATTTTCAAGATTATAACAGTTTGGTGATTGATGAAGTGACCTTACCTAATGTAGTTGCTAATGTCCCTTTGCTAGGTGACAGCAATGATGTAAATGAGCCAGTTGGAAAGAGACAAAGGAAGTCAGAAGTAGGCCAAGAAATATGTAAATGTCGGCTGTTCTCTGGGGAGTGGGCCGAGTTTTGCAAACTTGTATTAAGTGAAAATCTGTTTGTGAAATATGACCTCATTCTCACTTCAGAAACCATTTATAATCCAGATTATTACAGCACTTTGCATGAAACGTTGCTCAGACTGTTGAGTAGGAATGGCCGCGTGCTTCTGGCCAGCAAAGCACATTATTTTGGTGTTGGTGGTGGCGTTCATCTCTTCCAGAAGTTTGTAGAGGAAAAGGGTGTATTTGAGATTCGAACAGTTGGAGTAATCGATGAAGGTCTGAAGAGGTTTCTAATGGAAATGACTTTTAAGCACCCCAGTTAA